A stretch of Flexivirga aerilata DNA encodes these proteins:
- a CDS encoding lamin tail domain-containing protein, producing MSHRSARVRLVTLLAATALGGAGAVTLATPAAHAASPNVVISAVYGGGGNSGAPYKNDYIELYNTGSSAIDLSGWSLTYRSASGGSGGSTALTGSIAPGGHFLVQEGAGSGSAAALPAPDATGTLNMSATAGSVVLAQGGTTVDTVGYGNVTSTYVESSPAPAMSNTLSDIRTKGCTDTDNNASDFVSGAPSPLNSSAPQGVCGSGSTTPPPPTGEPATIEQVQGTGFQSPLAGKNVRDVRGIVTAVNGTSGFWMQAATPDDDPRTSEGIYVYGGSTAKVGDDVTVAAKVTEYRPGGRSGTGNLTTTELTAPTVIVNSSGNQLPAPVVVGSPGHVPPAQVVESGAPGNVETAGLTLDPAKNALDFWESLEGMRIQEDDARVVGPTATNYGETPIIPGNTTDVTNTPRGGILYKSYETPNAMRLILSDALLPTGSVAPANVGDSLPGATVGVLDYNFGNFVLMGTEVPALKSGGLQRETTTAQSGKEAAIATFNVENLAPSDPQTKYDRLAGQIVRNLQAPDIVALEEIQDNSGAADDGTVDSTATSDKLIAAIAAAGGPAYQATWVNPENDTDGGQPGGNIRQVFLYRTDRGMSFVQKDGGTATTSTQVVGKGPKTSITFSPGRIDPTNAAWDNSRKPLVGQFEWQGKPLFVIANHFNSKGGDDSIMGRFQPPVRGSETQRHAQATVVRGFVDDLLAADKNAQVVVLGDLNDFDFSQTADILVGSGKTALTDLPRTLPVGERYTYDYQGNSQVLDQILISQGFGKKWSYDIVHTNSEFYDQDSDHDPQVVRVQ from the coding sequence ATGTCCCACCGGTCTGCCCGCGTGCGCCTCGTCACGCTGCTTGCCGCCACTGCCCTCGGCGGCGCCGGCGCCGTCACCCTCGCCACCCCGGCCGCGCACGCCGCGTCGCCCAACGTCGTCATCTCCGCGGTGTATGGCGGGGGCGGCAACAGCGGCGCGCCCTACAAGAACGACTACATCGAGCTCTACAACACCGGCTCGTCCGCGATCGACCTGTCCGGCTGGTCGCTCACCTATCGCTCCGCGAGTGGTGGCAGCGGCGGCAGCACCGCGCTCACCGGCAGCATCGCGCCGGGCGGCCACTTCCTGGTGCAGGAAGGCGCCGGCAGCGGCTCCGCGGCGGCGCTGCCGGCGCCCGACGCGACCGGGACGCTCAACATGTCGGCCACCGCCGGTAGCGTGGTCCTTGCCCAGGGTGGCACCACCGTCGACACCGTCGGCTACGGCAACGTGACTTCGACGTATGTCGAGAGCTCCCCCGCGCCCGCCATGTCCAACACCCTCTCGGACATCCGCACCAAGGGCTGCACCGACACCGACAACAACGCGAGCGACTTCGTCTCGGGTGCACCATCCCCGCTGAATTCGTCTGCGCCGCAAGGAGTTTGCGGCTCCGGCAGCACGACTCCCCCGCCGCCCACTGGCGAGCCAGCGACCATCGAGCAGGTGCAGGGCACCGGCTTCCAGTCGCCGCTCGCCGGCAAGAACGTCCGGGACGTGCGCGGCATCGTGACCGCCGTCAACGGCACCTCCGGCTTCTGGATGCAGGCGGCGACCCCGGACGACGACCCGCGCACCAGCGAGGGCATCTACGTGTATGGCGGCAGCACCGCCAAGGTCGGTGACGACGTGACGGTCGCCGCCAAGGTGACCGAATATCGCCCCGGCGGCCGCAGCGGCACCGGCAACCTGACCACCACCGAGCTCACCGCCCCGACGGTCATCGTCAACAGCTCCGGCAACCAGCTGCCCGCACCGGTCGTCGTCGGCTCGCCGGGTCACGTTCCGCCGGCCCAGGTCGTCGAGTCCGGCGCCCCGGGCAACGTCGAGACGGCCGGTCTCACCCTCGACCCGGCCAAGAACGCGCTCGACTTCTGGGAGTCGTTGGAAGGCATGCGGATCCAGGAGGACGACGCCCGTGTCGTCGGCCCGACCGCGACCAACTATGGCGAGACCCCGATCATCCCCGGCAACACCACCGACGTCACGAACACGCCGCGCGGCGGGATCCTCTACAAGAGCTACGAGACCCCCAACGCGATGCGGCTGATCCTCAGCGACGCGCTGCTGCCCACGGGTTCGGTCGCGCCGGCCAACGTCGGCGACAGCCTCCCCGGAGCCACGGTCGGCGTGCTGGACTACAACTTCGGCAACTTCGTGCTGATGGGCACCGAGGTGCCGGCGCTGAAGTCGGGTGGCCTGCAGCGCGAGACGACGACCGCGCAGTCGGGCAAGGAGGCCGCGATCGCGACCTTCAACGTCGAGAACCTCGCCCCGTCCGACCCGCAAACCAAGTACGACCGGCTGGCGGGGCAGATCGTGCGCAACCTGCAGGCGCCGGACATCGTGGCGCTCGAGGAGATCCAGGACAACAGCGGCGCCGCCGACGACGGCACCGTCGACTCGACCGCGACCAGCGACAAGCTCATCGCGGCCATCGCCGCCGCGGGCGGCCCGGCATACCAGGCGACGTGGGTGAACCCGGAGAACGACACCGACGGCGGGCAGCCGGGCGGCAACATCCGCCAGGTGTTCCTCTACCGCACGGACCGCGGGATGAGCTTCGTGCAGAAGGACGGCGGCACCGCCACCACCTCCACGCAGGTCGTTGGCAAGGGGCCGAAGACGTCGATCACCTTCTCCCCCGGCCGGATCGACCCGACCAACGCCGCATGGGACAACTCGCGCAAGCCGCTCGTCGGCCAGTTCGAGTGGCAGGGCAAGCCGCTGTTCGTGATCGCCAACCACTTCAACTCCAAGGGCGGCGACGACTCGATCATGGGCCGCTTCCAGCCGCCGGTGCGCGGCAGCGAGACGCAGCGGCATGCCCAGGCGACCGTCGTGCGCGGCTTCGTCGACGACCTGCTGGCCGCCGACAAGAACGCTCAGGTCGTCGTGCTCGGCGACCTCAACGACTTCGACTTCAGCCAGACCGCGGACATCCTGGTCGGGTCCGGCAAGACCGCGCTGACCGACCTGCCGCGCACGCTGCCGGTCGGTGAGCGCTACACCTACGACTACCAGGGCAACAGCCAGGTGCTCGACCAGATCCTGATCAGCCAGGGCTTCGGCAAGAAGTGGTCGTACGACATCGTGCACACCAACTCCGAGTTCTACGACCAGGACTCCGACCACGACCCGCAGGTGGTGCGCGTGCAGTAG
- a CDS encoding DNA polymerase domain-containing protein: MAKTPAAEVAAGDRDVRVTSPDRVIYEATDRTPEITKLQVCQYFATVGDAMMLSIGERPTAMERWPDGWREGMRLAVGPKDRDADGFYQKRLPRGAPDYVETVPITFPSGRTADELCPTEPASLVWAAQMGTLVFHPWPVRRPDVDHPDELRIDLDPQPGTDFADAQRVAGVAKELLEELGLRGYPKTSGNRGIHIYVRIRPEWTFDDVRHAAIGFGRELERRDDGVTTAWWKEERGARIFVDFNQNNRDRTIAGAWSLRARPGAPVSTPMTWAAIADVKDPADFNLTTVPDYLSDGNPWADMDDESYSLAPLLDLWETLPGGELNWPPDYPKQPGEPPRVQPSKKVAEHWDADGNRIEQ; this comes from the coding sequence ATGGCGAAAACCCCTGCAGCCGAGGTGGCGGCCGGCGACCGCGACGTGCGCGTGACCAGCCCCGACCGCGTCATCTACGAGGCGACCGATCGCACGCCGGAGATCACCAAACTCCAGGTCTGCCAATACTTTGCGACCGTGGGCGACGCGATGATGCTGAGCATCGGGGAGCGACCGACCGCGATGGAGCGTTGGCCGGACGGCTGGCGCGAGGGGATGCGGCTCGCGGTGGGACCCAAGGACCGCGACGCCGACGGCTTCTATCAGAAGCGGTTGCCGAGGGGCGCGCCCGACTATGTCGAGACGGTGCCGATCACCTTCCCGAGCGGGCGCACCGCCGACGAGCTGTGCCCGACCGAGCCGGCGTCGCTGGTCTGGGCGGCCCAGATGGGCACGCTCGTCTTCCACCCGTGGCCGGTCCGCCGGCCCGACGTGGATCACCCCGACGAGTTGCGCATCGACCTCGACCCGCAGCCGGGCACCGACTTCGCCGACGCGCAGCGCGTCGCCGGCGTCGCCAAGGAACTGCTCGAGGAGCTCGGCCTGCGCGGTTACCCGAAGACCAGCGGTAACAGGGGGATTCACATCTACGTGCGGATCCGCCCGGAGTGGACCTTCGACGACGTGCGGCACGCGGCGATCGGCTTCGGCCGCGAGCTCGAGCGGCGCGACGACGGTGTCACGACCGCCTGGTGGAAGGAGGAACGCGGGGCCCGCATCTTCGTCGACTTCAACCAGAACAACCGTGACCGCACCATCGCCGGTGCGTGGAGCCTGCGGGCGCGCCCCGGTGCGCCGGTCAGCACGCCGATGACCTGGGCCGCCATCGCCGACGTCAAGGACCCGGCCGACTTCAACCTCACGACGGTGCCGGACTACCTGTCCGACGGCAACCCGTGGGCCGACATGGACGACGAATCCTATTCACTGGCACCGCTGCTCGACCTCTGGGAGACGCTGCCCGGTGGCGAGCTCAACTGGCCGCCGGACTACCCGAAGCAGCCCGGCGAGCCGCCGCGCGTGCAGCCCAGCAAAAAGGTCGCCGAGCACTGGGACGCCGACGGCAACCGGATCGAGCAGTAG
- a CDS encoding ATP-dependent DNA ligase: protein MDLPLELPITPMLAKATAKVPAADSVDGGMLYEPKWDGFRCILLRDGDEIELASRGSKPLTRYFPELVAAAREQLPDRCALDGEVVVRSGADGAARLDFEALGQRIHPAESRITKLSQETPAEIILFDALVVDGKSLLDAPFADRREALVATMQGVGAPFHVTRVTDDAAVAEDWFSRFEGAGLDGVVAKPKLSSYQPGKRTMLKIKHSRTAEAVLIGYRIHKSGNGVGSLLLGMYDDNGHLRNVGGIVSFTAKRRLELIDELAPLVETDDAGDALKGETDRSRFSSNKDVSFVRLWPEKVVEVKFDQLEGARFRHGVGFLRWRPDRDPESCKLSQVERAPAYDLGEVLR from the coding sequence ATGGACCTGCCACTGGAGTTGCCGATCACCCCGATGCTCGCGAAGGCGACTGCGAAGGTGCCCGCCGCGGACAGCGTCGACGGCGGGATGCTCTACGAGCCGAAGTGGGACGGATTCCGCTGCATCCTGCTACGGGACGGCGACGAGATCGAGCTGGCGTCACGGGGATCCAAGCCGTTGACCCGCTACTTCCCGGAGCTGGTCGCGGCAGCCCGCGAGCAACTGCCCGACCGGTGCGCGCTCGACGGTGAGGTCGTCGTGCGCTCCGGCGCCGACGGTGCGGCCCGCCTGGACTTCGAGGCGCTCGGGCAGCGCATCCACCCGGCGGAGTCGCGGATCACCAAGCTGTCGCAGGAGACGCCCGCGGAAATCATCCTCTTCGACGCCCTGGTGGTCGACGGGAAGTCGTTGCTCGACGCGCCGTTCGCGGACCGGCGAGAGGCGCTGGTCGCGACGATGCAGGGCGTCGGCGCGCCGTTCCACGTGACGCGGGTGACCGACGACGCCGCGGTGGCGGAGGACTGGTTCTCGCGCTTCGAGGGCGCCGGCCTCGACGGTGTCGTCGCCAAACCAAAGCTGTCGTCATACCAGCCGGGTAAGCGAACGATGCTCAAGATCAAGCATTCGCGCACCGCCGAGGCGGTGCTGATCGGTTATCGAATCCACAAGAGCGGCAACGGTGTCGGCTCACTCCTGCTCGGCATGTATGACGACAACGGCCACCTGCGCAATGTCGGCGGCATCGTGTCGTTCACCGCGAAACGCCGGCTGGAGCTGATCGACGAGCTCGCTCCCCTCGTCGAGACCGACGACGCCGGGGACGCGCTGAAGGGTGAGACCGACCGGTCGCGCTTCAGCAGCAACAAGGACGTGTCCTTCGTGCGGCTGTGGCCCGAGAAGGTGGTCGAGGTCAAGTTCGACCAGTTGGAGGGCGCCCGCTTCCGGCACGGTGTCGGCTTCCTGCGCTGGCGCCCCGATCGTGACCCGGAGTCGTGCAAGCTCTCGCAGGTCGAGCGGGCCCCGGCATACGACCTGGGGGAAGTCCTGCGCTGA
- a CDS encoding alpha/beta hydrolase family protein: MPSRMPLAVPPTVAAAAGGAAVGAAGYFVRQILTPEPPVDDLPVLAIDGDRIVLARTEESVAPGRYGLWQNGFQTHARLGEVLEVGDREVVRELDGVDFGTLDAAPARMNGYYFCGPPSTPLGVELRDAVLDPPLGPMPAWLAEAPGSNRWAVLVHGRGAQRGECLRAMRTLHALGINCLIPSYRNDIGAPASRDGRYHLGLSEWEDVEAALLYAVERGAREVQLFGWSMGGAVVLQLLDRSWLADVVTRVVLDAPVVSWPAVFDFHAGLNNLPRPIDRLGQLLMRSPLHRVVAGLGERLDLRRTDWVARSGELRVPILLIHSAVDEFVPFAPSAALAAARPDLVRLERWNVARHCREWNVDPARWERLVAEFCSG, translated from the coding sequence GTGCCGAGCCGAATGCCACTCGCCGTGCCGCCCACCGTCGCCGCTGCGGCCGGAGGCGCGGCAGTCGGCGCCGCCGGTTACTTCGTCCGGCAGATCCTGACGCCCGAGCCACCCGTCGACGACCTGCCGGTGCTGGCGATCGACGGCGACCGCATCGTGCTGGCCCGCACCGAGGAATCCGTGGCGCCCGGTCGATATGGCTTGTGGCAGAACGGTTTCCAGACCCACGCGCGCCTCGGTGAGGTGCTCGAGGTCGGCGATCGGGAGGTCGTGCGCGAGCTCGACGGGGTCGACTTCGGCACACTCGACGCGGCACCGGCCCGGATGAACGGCTACTACTTCTGCGGGCCGCCCTCGACCCCGCTGGGGGTGGAGCTCCGGGATGCCGTGCTCGACCCGCCGCTGGGTCCGATGCCGGCGTGGCTCGCCGAGGCTCCGGGGAGCAACCGCTGGGCGGTGCTGGTGCACGGTCGGGGCGCGCAACGCGGCGAGTGCCTGCGCGCCATGCGCACCCTGCACGCGCTCGGCATCAACTGCCTGATCCCCAGCTACCGCAACGACATCGGCGCGCCCGCCTCCCGCGACGGTCGCTATCACCTGGGTCTGTCGGAGTGGGAGGACGTCGAGGCCGCGCTGCTGTATGCCGTGGAGCGCGGCGCGCGCGAGGTGCAACTGTTCGGCTGGTCGATGGGCGGCGCCGTCGTGCTGCAACTGCTCGACCGATCCTGGCTCGCCGACGTGGTGACCCGGGTGGTGCTCGACGCACCCGTCGTCAGCTGGCCGGCGGTCTTCGACTTCCACGCCGGTCTCAACAACCTGCCGCGGCCGATCGACCGGCTCGGACAGCTGCTGATGCGCAGCCCGCTGCACCGGGTGGTCGCCGGTCTGGGGGAGCGCCTCGACCTGCGTCGCACCGACTGGGTCGCCCGATCCGGGGAGCTCCGGGTGCCGATCCTGCTGATCCACTCCGCGGTCGACGAGTTCGTGCCGTTCGCGCCGTCCGCCGCCCTCGCGGCCGCGCGCCCCGATCTGGTCCGGCTCGAGCGCTGGAACGTGGCGCGACACTGCCGCGAATGGAATGTCGACCCGGCGCGTTGGGAGCGACTGGTCGCTGAGTTCTGCTCCGGCTGA
- a CDS encoding dihydrofolate reductase family protein: MRRLLPTGAELSDDDLIELYAGTATDPSLVRLNMAATVDGSATGDDNRAGSINTPPDNRVFQLLRAWADVIVAGSGTVLAEHYDAAVTDPRWTKLREGRPADPALAVLTSSGTVPSEVDTSTGGEVLGVRSSAARPFSEVIDQLHEKGYRRILFEGGPTIAGEALAQGVIDELCLTWTPMVVGGDGPRITRGPQMDRPLTLLSMLEEDGTLIGRWQVG, translated from the coding sequence ATGCGACGACTGCTGCCGACGGGTGCCGAACTCAGCGATGACGACCTGATCGAGTTGTATGCCGGGACCGCCACCGACCCATCGCTCGTGCGGCTGAACATGGCTGCCACCGTTGATGGTTCGGCGACCGGCGACGACAACCGTGCGGGATCGATCAACACGCCGCCGGACAACCGGGTGTTCCAACTGCTGCGCGCATGGGCCGACGTGATCGTCGCCGGGTCGGGCACCGTGCTGGCCGAGCACTACGACGCGGCCGTGACCGACCCGCGATGGACGAAACTGCGCGAGGGCAGACCGGCGGATCCGGCACTGGCCGTGCTGACCTCGTCCGGCACGGTGCCGTCCGAGGTCGACACCAGCACCGGAGGCGAGGTCCTGGGAGTGCGGTCGTCCGCCGCCCGCCCGTTCTCCGAGGTGATCGACCAACTGCACGAAAAGGGTTATCGACGCATCCTTTTCGAGGGCGGACCGACAATCGCCGGCGAAGCACTCGCACAGGGCGTGATCGATGAACTGTGCCTGACCTGGACCCCGATGGTCGTCGGAGGCGACGGGCCGCGCATCACCCGCGGCCCGCAGATGGACCGCCCGCTGACTCTGCTGTCGATGCTCGAGGAAGACGGCACGCTCATCGGTCGGTGGCAGGTCGGCTGA
- a CDS encoding polyphosphate kinase 2 family protein produces MAKKDAKKSKKKAKKNGKPKPTIAELLRVTPGFQLADVDPAATPGFSGDKKDAEKAMAAVRDEIDDLQERLYAGGRDGDGPAILLVVQGMDTAGKGGIMRHVVGTVDPQGVKLHAFKAPTAAERRHPFLWRIRRELPEPGYIGVFDRSHYEDVLVVRVHDLVPPATWSRRYGQINTFERSANAKGIHIIKVMLDISPDEQKKRLTERLDRPDKYWKFNPGDIDEREYWDHYMEAYQAMLEKTSTDENPWYVVPADHKWYARLAVQQLLLDELRSLDLQWPKADFDVKAQQKRLAAT; encoded by the coding sequence ATGGCCAAGAAGGATGCGAAGAAGTCCAAGAAGAAGGCGAAGAAGAACGGCAAGCCGAAGCCGACGATCGCGGAGTTGCTCCGTGTCACACCCGGTTTCCAGCTCGCCGACGTCGATCCTGCTGCCACGCCTGGGTTTTCGGGTGACAAGAAGGACGCCGAGAAGGCGATGGCGGCCGTGCGTGACGAGATCGACGACCTCCAGGAGCGGTTGTATGCCGGGGGTCGCGACGGCGACGGTCCCGCGATCCTGCTGGTGGTGCAGGGCATGGACACCGCCGGCAAGGGCGGCATCATGCGCCACGTGGTCGGCACGGTCGACCCGCAGGGGGTGAAGCTGCACGCGTTCAAGGCGCCGACCGCCGCGGAGCGTCGGCACCCGTTCCTGTGGCGCATCCGGCGGGAGCTGCCCGAGCCGGGTTACATCGGTGTCTTCGACCGTTCGCACTACGAGGACGTCCTGGTCGTGCGGGTGCACGATCTCGTGCCGCCGGCGACGTGGAGCCGCCGCTACGGGCAGATCAACACCTTCGAGCGCAGCGCGAACGCCAAGGGCATCCACATCATCAAGGTGATGCTGGACATCTCCCCGGACGAGCAGAAGAAGCGGCTCACCGAGCGGCTCGACCGCCCGGATAAGTATTGGAAGTTCAACCCGGGCGACATCGACGAGCGCGAATACTGGGACCACTACATGGAGGCCTACCAGGCGATGCTCGAGAAGACCTCCACCGACGAAAACCCTTGGTATGTCGTGCCCGCCGACCACAAGTGGTATGCGCGCCTCGCGGTGCAGCAACTGCTGCTGGACGAGTTGCGGTCGCTCGACCTGCAGTGGCCGAAGGCCGACTTCGACGTCAAGGCCCAGCAGAAGCGGCTCGCGGCCACCTGA
- the glgX gene encoding glycogen debranching protein GlgX has translation MDIWPGKPYPLGATYDGTGVNFALFSEIADGVELCLVDESGTETRVPLSEVDGHVWHAYLPGIQPGQRYGYRVYGPHDPANGHRCNPAKLLLDPYAKAFDGQVDGDEALFSYRFDDSDEFNDDDSLGHTMLSVVVNPFFDWGHDRPPQHEYHDSVIYETHVKGLTMTHPDVPDEIRGTYAAMAHPAIIDHLTELGVTAVELLPVHQFVQDATLQEKGLRNYWGYNTIGFLAPHNEYASSGTDGQQVTEFKAMVKALHEANIEVILDVVYNHTAEGNDLGPTLAFRGIDNAAYYRLVDDDKSHYYDTTGTGNSLLMRSPHVLQLIMDSLRYWVQEMHVDGFRFDLAATLARQFHEVDKLSAFFDIIQQDPVISQVKLIAEPWDLGDGGYQVGNFPPLWTEWNGKYRDTVRDFWRGEPSTLGEFASRLTGSSDLYAHSGRRPIASINFVVAHDGFTLRDLVSYNEKHNETNGEDNRDGESHNRSWNCGVEGPTDDAQINALRARQQRNFIATLLLSQGVPMLAHGDELGRSQQGNNNVYCQDNEISWVDWALDDQEHSLLDFTRDVIALRRDHPTFRRRRFFEGDAHHGGASDVGDIEWYSPTGTEMNELDWRNGYARALMVFLNGQAIHTPDEKGREVVDDHFLLLFNGHHESVDFTVPKDLHDGQWAIALHTSDPEQVDAERSYASGDGISVESRSVVVLQAVATDE, from the coding sequence ATGGACATTTGGCCCGGTAAGCCCTACCCGCTCGGCGCGACGTATGACGGCACCGGCGTCAACTTCGCGCTGTTCTCCGAGATCGCCGACGGCGTCGAACTCTGTCTGGTCGACGAATCCGGCACCGAGACACGCGTTCCGCTGTCCGAGGTGGACGGCCACGTCTGGCACGCGTACCTGCCCGGCATACAGCCCGGTCAGCGTTACGGCTACCGGGTCTACGGCCCGCACGACCCGGCCAACGGTCACCGGTGCAACCCCGCGAAGCTGCTGCTCGACCCCTACGCCAAGGCGTTCGACGGTCAGGTCGACGGGGACGAGGCGCTCTTCAGCTACCGCTTCGACGACTCCGACGAGTTCAACGACGACGACTCACTCGGCCACACGATGCTGTCCGTGGTCGTCAACCCGTTCTTCGACTGGGGCCACGACCGGCCGCCGCAGCACGAATACCACGACAGCGTGATCTACGAGACCCACGTCAAGGGCCTCACGATGACCCACCCCGACGTACCCGACGAGATCCGGGGCACGTATGCCGCGATGGCACACCCGGCGATCATCGACCACCTCACCGAGCTCGGCGTCACGGCGGTCGAGCTGCTGCCGGTGCACCAGTTCGTGCAGGACGCGACCCTGCAGGAGAAGGGCCTGCGCAACTACTGGGGTTACAACACCATCGGCTTCCTCGCCCCGCACAACGAATACGCCAGCTCCGGCACCGACGGCCAGCAGGTGACCGAGTTCAAGGCGATGGTCAAGGCGCTGCACGAGGCGAACATCGAGGTCATCCTCGACGTCGTCTACAACCACACCGCCGAGGGCAACGATCTCGGCCCGACGCTCGCCTTCCGCGGCATCGACAACGCCGCCTACTACCGGCTCGTCGACGACGACAAGTCGCACTACTACGACACCACCGGCACCGGCAACAGCCTGCTGATGCGCAGCCCGCACGTGCTGCAGCTGATCATGGACTCACTGCGCTACTGGGTGCAGGAGATGCACGTCGACGGCTTCCGCTTCGACCTGGCCGCGACCCTCGCCCGGCAGTTCCACGAGGTCGACAAGCTGTCGGCGTTCTTCGACATCATCCAGCAGGACCCGGTCATCTCCCAGGTCAAGCTGATCGCCGAGCCCTGGGACCTCGGCGACGGCGGCTACCAGGTCGGCAACTTCCCGCCGCTGTGGACGGAGTGGAACGGCAAATACCGCGACACCGTCCGCGACTTCTGGCGCGGCGAACCCTCAACGCTCGGCGAATTCGCCTCTCGCCTCACCGGTTCCAGCGATCTCTACGCCCACTCGGGCCGTCGGCCGATCGCCTCGATCAACTTCGTCGTCGCGCACGACGGCTTCACGTTGCGTGACCTGGTGTCCTACAACGAGAAGCACAACGAGACCAACGGCGAGGACAACCGCGACGGCGAGAGCCACAACCGGTCCTGGAACTGCGGCGTCGAGGGACCGACCGACGACGCGCAGATCAACGCACTCCGGGCCCGCCAGCAGCGCAACTTCATCGCCACTCTTCTACTCAGCCAGGGCGTGCCGATGCTCGCCCACGGCGACGAGCTCGGGCGAAGCCAACAGGGCAACAACAACGTCTACTGCCAGGACAACGAGATCTCCTGGGTCGACTGGGCGCTCGACGACCAGGAGCACTCGCTGCTCGACTTCACCCGGGACGTGATCGCGCTGCGCCGGGACCACCCGACGTTCCGCCGCCGGCGGTTCTTCGAGGGCGACGCCCACCACGGCGGGGCCAGTGACGTCGGCGACATCGAGTGGTACTCCCCCACCGGCACCGAGATGAACGAACTCGACTGGCGCAACGGCTATGCGCGGGCCCTCATGGTCTTCCTCAACGGGCAGGCGATCCACACCCCCGACGAGAAGGGCCGCGAGGTCGTCGACGACCACTTCCTGCTGCTCTTCAACGGCCACCACGAGAGCGTCGACTTCACCGTGCCGAAAGACCTGCACGACGGCCAGTGGGCCATCGCGCTGCACACCTCCGACCCCGAACAGGTCGACGCCGAGCGCAGTTACGCCTCCGGCGACGGCATCTCGGTCGAGAGCCGGTCGGTGGTCGTGCTGCAGGCGGTCGCGACCGACGAGTGA
- a CDS encoding YihY/virulence factor BrkB family protein, translating to MGVKAVARRELSRVPGALALARLTMGTIRVCMRYRVTGLAAESGFFALLSLPPLIFGLLGAVGYLGKWLGPNAVGQVTTNIETYASQFLTEQSLRDVLMPTINSALGAGRPDVISVGFLLSLWSGSRALNVTIDTVSIMYGRGGHRGIIGTRLLSLSLYLAGLVFGAIVIPLIVIGPDLLTSWLPPGLRFLMTFYWPLVGGLTILSLATLFYIATPSKTPWVRDIPGATLTLAIWVIASMALRWFLGRSMGDASTSIYGPLAATIVVLTWLYFLGIAVLIGAAMNAASVRLWPPPEKVTVRDRAAQWIGDGVNKGVNRLKDANVTDLAPLPRLTAIRGGAADARRDATESATLADTTADEAGLDSRRAIG from the coding sequence ATGGGAGTGAAGGCCGTCGCGCGACGCGAATTGTCGCGGGTGCCAGGCGCTTTGGCCCTCGCGCGATTGACGATGGGGACCATCCGGGTCTGCATGCGCTACCGGGTCACGGGTCTCGCCGCGGAGTCCGGTTTTTTCGCGCTGCTTTCGTTGCCGCCGCTGATTTTCGGGTTGCTCGGCGCGGTCGGTTATCTCGGAAAGTGGTTGGGCCCCAATGCGGTTGGCCAGGTCACCACCAACATCGAGACCTACGCCTCGCAGTTCCTCACCGAGCAGAGTCTGCGCGACGTGCTGATGCCGACGATCAACTCGGCGCTCGGCGCGGGCCGGCCCGATGTGATCTCGGTCGGCTTCCTGTTGTCGCTGTGGTCGGGGTCGCGGGCGCTCAACGTGACGATCGACACGGTGTCGATCATGTACGGCCGGGGCGGGCACCGGGGGATCATCGGCACCCGGTTGCTCAGCCTGTCGCTCTATCTCGCGGGTCTGGTCTTCGGGGCCATCGTCATACCGCTGATCGTGATCGGGCCGGATCTGCTGACCAGCTGGTTGCCGCCGGGTCTGCGCTTCCTGATGACGTTCTACTGGCCGCTGGTCGGCGGGCTCACGATCCTCAGCCTCGCGACGCTGTTCTACATCGCGACACCGTCGAAAACGCCCTGGGTGCGCGACATTCCGGGCGCGACGCTTACGCTCGCGATCTGGGTGATCGCGTCGATGGCGCTGCGGTGGTTCCTCGGCCGGTCGATGGGTGACGCGAGCACCAGCATCTACGGGCCGCTGGCGGCGACGATCGTGGTGCTGACCTGGCTCTACTTCCTCGGCATCGCCGTGCTCATCGGAGCCGCGATGAACGCCGCGTCGGTGCGCCTGTGGCCGCCGCCGGAGAAGGTCACCGTGCGGGACCGGGCGGCCCAGTGGATCGGCGACGGTGTCAACAAGGGCGTGAACCGGTTGAAGGACGCCAACGTCACCGACCTCGCGCCGTTGCCGCGGCTCACCGCCATACGTGGGGGAGCGGCGGATGCCCGTCGCGACGCCACGGAGTCGGCGACGCTGGCCGACACGACCGCCGACGAGGCGGGTTTGGATTCGCGCCGGGCTATCGGATAA